A window of the Scandinavium goeteborgense genome harbors these coding sequences:
- a CDS encoding cytochrome o ubiquinol oxidase subunit III: MSTDTLTNAHAHAHEHGHHDAGPMKVFGFWVYLMSDCVLFSILFATYAVLVNNTAGGPAGKDIFELPFVLVETALLLFSSITYGMAAIAMYKNNKSQVVSWLALTWLFGAGFIAMEIYEFHHLIMEGMGPDRSGFLSAFFALVGTHGLHVTSGLIWMAVLMFQINRRGLTPTNRTRILCLSLFWHFLDVVWICVFSVVYLMGAM; encoded by the coding sequence ATGTCAACTGATACTCTGACTAACGCGCATGCCCACGCGCACGAACATGGGCATCATGATGCAGGACCGATGAAAGTCTTCGGTTTCTGGGTCTACCTGATGAGCGACTGCGTTCTGTTCTCTATTCTGTTCGCAACCTATGCGGTGTTGGTTAACAACACCGCGGGTGGTCCGGCAGGTAAAGACATTTTCGAGCTGCCGTTCGTGCTGGTTGAAACCGCCCTGCTGTTGTTCAGCTCCATTACTTATGGCATGGCGGCTATCGCCATGTATAAGAACAATAAAAGCCAGGTTGTTTCCTGGCTGGCGCTGACCTGGCTGTTCGGTGCAGGGTTCATCGCGATGGAAATCTATGAATTCCATCACCTGATCATGGAAGGTATGGGCCCGGATCGTAGTGGCTTCCTGTCCGCGTTCTTCGCGCTGGTGGGTACTCACGGTCTGCACGTGACCTCCGGTCTTATCTGGATGGCTGTTCTGATGTTCCAGATTAACCGTCGCGGCCTGACCCCGACCAACCGCACCCGTATCCTGTGCCTGAGCTTGTTCTGGCACTTCCTGGACGTCGTCTGGATCTGCGTGTTCTCTGTAGTCTATCTGATGGGGGCGATGTAA
- a CDS encoding cytochrome o ubiquinol oxidase subunit IV → MSHSTDHGASHGSVKTYMTGFILSIILTLIPFWMVMNGTASHAVLIGCVLVAAVVQILVHLVCFLHMNSKSDEGWNLTAFIFTVLIIAIVVIGSIWIMWNLNYNMMVR, encoded by the coding sequence ATGAGTCATTCAACCGATCACGGCGCTTCCCACGGTAGCGTAAAAACCTACATGACAGGATTTATCCTGTCGATCATCCTGACGCTAATCCCGTTCTGGATGGTGATGAACGGCACCGCATCCCACGCAGTCCTGATTGGCTGTGTACTGGTGGCTGCGGTAGTACAGATTCTGGTGCATCTGGTGTGCTTCCTGCACATGAACTCCAAGTCTGATGAGGGCTGGAATCTGACGGCATTCATCTTTACTGTACTAATCATTGCGATTGTAGTGATAGGTTCAATCTGGATCATGTGGAACCTTAACTACAACATGATGGTTCGATAA
- the cyoB gene encoding cytochrome o ubiquinol oxidase subunit I gives MFGKLTLDAVPYHEPIIVVTVAAIIIGGAALLGLITYFGKWTYLWKEWLTSVDHKKLGVMYCVVGIVMLIRGFADAIMMRSQQVLASAGEAGFLPPHHYDQIFTAHGVIMIFFVAMPLVIGLMNVVVPLQIGARDVAFPFLNNLSFWFTVVGVILVNLSLGVGEFAQTGWLAYPPLSGIEYSPGVGVDYWIWALQLSGIGTTLTGINFFVTIIKMRAPGMTMFKMPVFTWASLCANVLIIASFPILTVTIALLTLDRYLGTHFFTNEMGGNMMMYINLIWAWGHPEVYILVLPVFGVFSEVVATFSRKRLFGYTSLVWATVCITVLSFIVWLHHFFTMGAGANVNAFFGIATMIIAIPTGVKIFNWLFTMYQGRIVFHSAMLWTIGFIVTFSVGGMTGVLLAVPGADFVLHNSLFLIAHFHNVIIGGVVFGCFAGITYWWPKAFGFTLNETWGKRAFWFWIIGFFVAFMPLYVLGFMGMTRRLSQQIDPQFHPMLVVAACGAALIACGIACQLIQYYVSIRDREQNRDWTGDPWGGRTLEWSTSSPAPFYNFAHVPHIHERDAFWEMKEKGEAYKKPASYEEIHMPKNSGAGIVIAAFATVFGFAMIWHIWWMAIVGFLGIIITWIVKSFDEDVDYYVPVAEIETLENQHFDEISKAGLKNVN, from the coding sequence ATGTTCGGAAAATTGACACTGGATGCAGTGCCCTACCACGAACCCATTATCGTGGTTACGGTGGCTGCAATTATCATCGGTGGTGCGGCCTTACTGGGCCTGATCACTTACTTCGGTAAGTGGACCTACCTGTGGAAAGAGTGGCTGACTTCGGTCGACCACAAAAAACTGGGCGTGATGTACTGCGTCGTCGGTATCGTGATGCTGATTCGTGGCTTCGCGGATGCCATCATGATGCGTAGCCAGCAGGTTCTGGCCTCGGCAGGTGAAGCGGGCTTCTTGCCACCTCACCACTACGATCAGATCTTTACCGCCCACGGCGTTATCATGATCTTCTTCGTCGCGATGCCGCTGGTTATCGGCCTGATGAACGTGGTTGTTCCTTTGCAGATCGGCGCACGCGACGTTGCGTTCCCGTTCCTGAACAACCTCAGCTTCTGGTTCACGGTTGTCGGTGTGATTCTGGTTAACCTGTCTCTCGGTGTGGGCGAATTCGCACAGACCGGCTGGCTGGCCTATCCGCCGCTGTCAGGCATTGAGTACAGTCCCGGCGTCGGGGTCGATTACTGGATTTGGGCACTTCAGCTCTCCGGTATTGGTACTACCCTGACCGGTATCAACTTCTTCGTGACCATTATCAAGATGCGTGCGCCTGGCATGACCATGTTCAAGATGCCGGTATTTACCTGGGCCTCTCTGTGCGCAAACGTCCTGATTATTGCATCATTCCCGATCCTGACCGTCACCATCGCCTTGCTGACCCTCGACCGCTATCTGGGTACCCATTTCTTCACTAACGAAATGGGCGGCAACATGATGATGTACATCAACCTGATCTGGGCATGGGGCCATCCGGAAGTGTACATTCTGGTTCTGCCAGTCTTCGGTGTGTTCTCAGAAGTGGTGGCAACCTTCTCGCGTAAGCGTCTGTTTGGTTACACCTCTCTGGTGTGGGCAACCGTGTGTATTACCGTTCTGTCGTTCATTGTTTGGCTGCACCACTTCTTCACGATGGGTGCTGGCGCGAACGTAAACGCCTTCTTCGGTATTGCCACCATGATTATCGCTATCCCTACCGGGGTTAAGATCTTCAACTGGTTGTTCACCATGTACCAGGGTCGTATCGTGTTCCACTCCGCGATGCTGTGGACCATCGGCTTTATCGTGACCTTCTCGGTCGGCGGTATGACCGGTGTTCTGCTGGCGGTGCCGGGCGCGGACTTCGTTCTGCATAACAGCCTGTTCCTGATTGCCCACTTCCATAACGTGATTATCGGTGGTGTGGTGTTCGGTTGCTTCGCAGGGATCACTTACTGGTGGCCGAAAGCGTTCGGTTTCACCCTGAATGAAACCTGGGGCAAGCGCGCATTCTGGTTCTGGATCATCGGCTTCTTCGTCGCATTTATGCCGCTATACGTGCTGGGCTTCATGGGTATGACCCGTCGCCTGAGCCAACAGATTGATCCACAGTTCCACCCAATGCTGGTTGTTGCAGCCTGCGGTGCGGCGCTGATTGCCTGCGGTATCGCATGTCAGCTGATTCAGTACTACGTGTCTATTCGCGACCGCGAGCAGAACCGTGACTGGACCGGTGACCCATGGGGCGGCCGTACGCTGGAGTGGTCAACGTCCTCTCCTGCACCTTTCTATAACTTTGCACACGTACCGCACATTCATGAGCGTGACGCGTTCTGGGAAATGAAAGAGAAAGGCGAAGCGTACAAGAAACCCGCGAGCTATGAAGAAATTCATATGCCGAAAAACAGCGGTGCAGGCATTGTGATTGCTGCCTTCGCAACGGTGTTTGGTTTTGCCATGATCTGGCATATCTGGTGGATGGCGATCGTTGGCTTCCTCGGCATCATCATCACCTGGATTGTAAAAAGCTTCGACGAGGACGTGGATTACTACGTGCCTGTGGCAGAAATCGAAACACTGGAAAACCAGCATTTCGATGAGATCTCTAAGGCAGGGCTGAAAAATGTCAACTGA
- a CDS encoding MFS transporter: protein MNDFKMTPGELRATWGLGTVFSLRMLGMFMVLPVLTTYGMALQGASEALIGLAIGIYGLAQAIFQIPFGLLSDRIGRKPLIVGGLLIFVVGSMIAAMSDSIWGIILGRALQGSGAIAAAVMALLSDLTREQNRTKAMAFIGVSFGVTFAIAMVLGPIVTHKLGLHALFWMISGLATLGILLTIWVVPNSDNHVLNRESGMVKGCFSKVLMEPKLLKLNFGIMCLHILLMSTFVALPGQLEAAGFPAAEHWKIYLVTMLVSFVSVIPFIIYAEVKRRMKRVFLICIALILIAEIVLWGSGAYFWELVAGVQLFFLAFNLMEALLPSLISKESPAGYKGTAMGIYSTSQFLGVAIGGSLGGWLDGFFDSQTVFLMGALLATVWLLVAMTMQEPRYVSSLRVAIPEGVDADENLKTRLLAKDGVKEVLVVAAERSAYVKIDSKVTNRFEVEQTIVGA from the coding sequence ATGAACGATTTTAAGATGACGCCAGGCGAATTGCGCGCGACCTGGGGTTTAGGGACCGTATTCTCACTGCGTATGCTCGGCATGTTTATGGTTCTGCCCGTTCTGACCACGTACGGCATGGCATTACAGGGTGCCAGCGAAGCGTTGATTGGCCTCGCCATCGGAATTTATGGGCTCGCACAGGCAATATTTCAAATCCCATTTGGCTTGCTTTCAGACCGTATTGGCCGTAAACCGCTGATTGTCGGCGGACTCCTGATTTTCGTCGTCGGCAGCATGATTGCCGCGATGTCAGATTCTATCTGGGGCATCATTCTTGGCCGCGCACTGCAAGGCTCTGGTGCCATTGCCGCCGCCGTAATGGCACTGCTCTCAGACCTGACCCGCGAACAGAACCGCACCAAAGCGATGGCGTTTATTGGCGTCAGCTTTGGGGTCACTTTTGCCATCGCCATGGTGCTGGGTCCGATCGTTACCCACAAACTCGGCCTGCATGCGCTGTTCTGGATGATTTCCGGGCTGGCGACGCTCGGGATCCTGCTCACCATTTGGGTGGTGCCGAACAGCGACAACCACGTCCTCAACCGTGAATCGGGCATGGTGAAAGGCTGCTTCAGCAAAGTGCTCATGGAGCCCAAGCTGCTGAAGCTGAATTTCGGCATTATGTGCCTGCACATTCTGCTGATGTCGACATTTGTTGCCCTGCCAGGCCAGCTTGAAGCCGCGGGCTTCCCGGCTGCCGAGCACTGGAAAATCTACCTGGTCACCATGCTCGTCTCGTTCGTTTCGGTTATCCCGTTTATCATTTATGCCGAAGTGAAACGCCGCATGAAGCGCGTGTTCCTGATTTGCATCGCCCTCATTTTGATTGCCGAGATCGTGCTGTGGGGATCGGGGGCGTACTTCTGGGAACTGGTTGCCGGCGTCCAGCTGTTCTTCCTCGCCTTCAATCTGATGGAAGCCCTGCTGCCGTCGCTTATTAGCAAAGAATCCCCGGCGGGTTATAAAGGTACGGCGATGGGGATTTACTCCACCAGCCAATTCCTGGGCGTCGCGATTGGCGGCTCACTGGGAGGCTGGCTCGACGGTTTCTTTGATTCGCAAACGGTGTTCCTGATGGGCGCTCTGCTGGCAACCGTATGGCTGCTGGTCGCCATGACCATGCAGGAACCGCGTTACGTCAGCAGCCTGCGCGTGGCCATTCCGGAGGGTGTCGACGCAGATGAAAACCTGAAAACGCGTCTGTTAGCAAAAGACGGGGTGAAAGAAGTGTTGGTTGTCGCCGCCGAGCGCTCTGCATACGTCAAAATCGATAGCAAAGTGACGAACCGCTTTGAAGTAGAACAGACGATCGTTGGGGCATAA
- the tig gene encoding trigger factor produces the protein MQVSVETTQGLGRRVTITIAADSIEKAVNSELVNVAKKVRIDGFRKGKVPMTVVAQRYGASVRQDVLGDLMSRNFVDAIIKEKINPAGSPTYVPGEYKLGEDFTYSVEFEVYPEVELQGLDAIEVEKPVVEVTDADLDGMLDTLRKQQATWKDKEGAVADEDRVTVDFSGSIDGEEFEGGKATDFVLAMGQGRMIPGFEDGIKGHKAGEEFTIDVNFPEDYHAENLKGKAAKFAINLKKVEERELPELTAEFIKRFGVEDGSVDGLRAEVRKNMERELKGAVKNRIKSQAIDGLVNANDIDVPAALIDSEIDVLRQQAAQRFGGNAKQAMELPRELFEEQAKRRVVVGLLLGEVIRTHELKADEDRVKVLIEEMAAAYEDPSEVIEFYSKNKELMDNMRNVALEEQAVEAVLNKAKVSEKATSFNELMNQQA, from the coding sequence ATGCAAGTTTCAGTTGAAACCACTCAGGGCCTTGGCCGCCGTGTAACGATTACTATCGCTGCTGACAGCATCGAAAAAGCTGTAAATAGCGAGCTGGTCAACGTAGCGAAAAAAGTTCGCATCGACGGTTTCCGTAAAGGGAAAGTACCGATGACTGTTGTTGCTCAGCGTTATGGCGCCTCTGTTCGTCAGGACGTGCTGGGTGACCTGATGAGCCGCAACTTCGTTGATGCGATCATCAAAGAGAAAATCAATCCAGCGGGCTCCCCGACTTACGTTCCGGGCGAGTACAAACTGGGTGAAGACTTCACTTACTCTGTTGAATTTGAAGTTTACCCAGAAGTAGAGCTGCAGGGTCTGGACGCAATCGAAGTTGAAAAACCGGTTGTTGAAGTGACTGATGCTGACCTTGACGGCATGCTGGACACTCTGCGCAAGCAGCAGGCGACCTGGAAAGATAAAGAAGGCGCTGTAGCCGATGAAGATCGCGTTACCGTTGACTTCTCCGGTTCTATTGACGGCGAAGAATTCGAAGGCGGCAAAGCCACTGATTTCGTACTGGCAATGGGCCAGGGTCGTATGATCCCAGGCTTTGAAGACGGTATCAAAGGCCACAAAGCTGGCGAAGAATTCACTATCGACGTGAACTTCCCGGAAGATTACCACGCAGAAAACCTGAAAGGTAAAGCAGCGAAATTCGCTATCAACCTGAAGAAAGTTGAAGAGCGTGAGCTGCCAGAACTGACTGCTGAATTCATCAAACGTTTCGGCGTTGAAGATGGTTCTGTAGACGGCCTGCGTGCTGAAGTTCGTAAAAACATGGAACGCGAGCTGAAAGGCGCGGTTAAAAACCGCATCAAGTCTCAGGCAATCGACGGTCTGGTTAACGCCAACGACATCGACGTTCCTGCTGCCCTGATCGACAGCGAAATCGACGTACTGCGTCAGCAGGCTGCACAGCGCTTTGGTGGCAACGCCAAACAGGCTATGGAACTCCCACGCGAGCTGTTCGAAGAGCAGGCTAAACGCCGCGTAGTTGTTGGCCTGCTGCTGGGCGAAGTGATTCGTACCCACGAGCTGAAAGCTGACGAAGACCGCGTTAAAGTCCTGATCGAAGAGATGGCTGCTGCGTACGAAGATCCTTCAGAAGTCATCGAGTTCTACAGCAAAAACAAAGAGCTGATGGACAACATGCGCAACGTAGCTCTGGAAGAGCAGGCTGTTGAAGCCGTTCTGAACAAAGCGAAAGTGTCTGAAAAAGCGACTTCTTTCAACGAACTGATGAACCAGCAGGCGTAA
- a CDS encoding lipoprotein, with protein MLKKILFPLVAMFMLAGCAKPQTTIDVAPKITLPSQDPSLMGVTVSINGADQRTDQALAKVTRDNQLVTLTPSRDLRFLLQEVLEKQMTARGYMIGPNGAVDLQIIVNNLYADVSQGNVRYNIATKADIAIIATAKNGNKMNKNYRASYQVEGAFTANNQNIANAVNSVLTDTISDMAQDTSVHDFIKQNAH; from the coding sequence ATGTTAAAAAAAATCCTCTTCCCGTTGGTTGCGATGTTTATGCTGGCCGGTTGTGCCAAACCGCAAACGACTATTGATGTAGCACCAAAAATCACCCTGCCTTCACAGGATCCAAGCCTGATGGGCGTGACTGTCAGCATCAACGGCGCAGACCAGCGTACGGACCAGGCGCTGGCTAAAGTGACCCGTGATAACCAACTGGTCACGCTGACCCCTTCCCGCGACCTGCGTTTCCTGCTGCAAGAAGTACTTGAGAAGCAGATGACCGCGCGCGGTTATATGATTGGACCGAACGGTGCCGTCGATCTGCAGATCATCGTTAACAACCTGTATGCAGACGTGTCTCAGGGCAACGTGCGCTACAACATCGCTACCAAAGCTGACATCGCCATTATCGCCACCGCGAAGAATGGCAATAAGATGAACAAAAACTATCGCGCAAGCTATCAGGTTGAAGGCGCCTTCACGGCAAACAACCAGAACATTGCTAACGCCGTTAACAGCGTGCTGACGGATACCATTTCCGATATGGCGCAGGACACCAGCGTCCACGACTTCATCAAACAGAACGCCCACTAA
- the clpP gene encoding ATP-dependent Clp endopeptidase proteolytic subunit ClpP: MSYSGERDNFAPHMALVPMVIEQTSRGERSFDIYSRLLKERVIFLTGQVEDHMANLIVAQMLFLEAENPEKDIYLYINSPGGVITAGMSIYDTMQFIKPDVSTICMGQACSMGAFLLTAGAKGKRFCLPNSRVMIHQPLGGYQGQATDIEIHAREILKVKARMNELMAQHTGQSLEQIERDTERDRFLAASEAVEYGLVDSILTHRK, from the coding sequence ATGTCATACAGTGGCGAACGAGATAACTTTGCACCCCATATGGCCCTGGTGCCAATGGTCATCGAACAGACCTCACGCGGTGAACGTTCTTTTGATATCTACTCCCGTCTGCTCAAGGAGCGCGTTATCTTTCTGACCGGCCAAGTGGAAGACCACATGGCGAACCTGATCGTAGCGCAGATGCTGTTTCTGGAAGCGGAAAACCCGGAAAAAGACATTTACCTGTACATCAACTCCCCAGGCGGCGTCATCACTGCAGGGATGTCCATCTACGACACCATGCAGTTCATTAAGCCAGACGTCAGCACCATTTGTATGGGGCAGGCGTGTTCAATGGGTGCATTCCTGTTGACTGCTGGAGCGAAGGGCAAGCGTTTCTGCCTGCCGAACTCCCGCGTTATGATTCACCAGCCGCTGGGCGGCTATCAGGGCCAGGCGACGGATATCGAAATCCACGCCCGCGAAATCCTGAAAGTTAAAGCGCGCATGAATGAACTTATGGCGCAACACACGGGTCAATCTCTTGAGCAGATTGAGCGCGACACCGAGCGCGACCGCTTCCTCGCTGCGTCTGAAGCAGTAGAGTATGGCCTGGTCGACTCCATTTTGACCCATCGTAAATAA
- the cyoE gene encoding heme o synthase — MFKQYLQVTKPGIIFGNLISVIGGFLLASKGSIDYPLFVYTLIGVSLVVASGCVFNNYIDRDIDRKMERTKNRVLVKGLISPNVSLVYATLLGVAGFMLLWFGANPLACWLGVMGFVVYVGVYSLYMKRHSVYGTLIGSLSGAAPPVIGYCAVTGNFDSGAAILLAIFSLWQMPHSYAIAIFRFKDYQAANIPVLPVVKGISVAKNHITLYIIAFAVATLMLTLGGYAGYKYLIVAAAVSVWWLGMALRGYKVADDRVWARKLFVFSIVAITSLSVMMSVDFMVPDSHSVLAYVW, encoded by the coding sequence ATGTTTAAGCAATACCTGCAAGTTACAAAACCAGGCATCATCTTCGGTAACCTGATCTCGGTCATCGGCGGCTTCCTGTTGGCTTCGAAAGGCAGCATCGATTACCCGCTGTTTGTGTATACCTTGATTGGCGTGTCGCTGGTCGTTGCATCCGGTTGTGTGTTTAACAACTACATCGACAGGGATATCGACAGGAAGATGGAACGGACCAAAAATCGGGTGCTGGTCAAAGGCCTGATTTCTCCGAACGTTTCGCTGGTGTATGCCACCTTGTTGGGTGTTGCTGGCTTTATGCTCCTGTGGTTCGGCGCTAACCCGCTGGCATGCTGGCTTGGCGTGATGGGCTTCGTGGTTTATGTGGGCGTTTACAGCCTGTATATGAAACGCCATTCCGTCTACGGCACGCTGATTGGTTCACTCTCCGGCGCAGCGCCGCCGGTGATTGGCTACTGCGCCGTCACTGGCAACTTTGACAGCGGTGCGGCTATTCTGCTGGCGATTTTCAGCCTGTGGCAGATGCCTCACTCCTACGCCATCGCGATTTTCCGCTTTAAGGATTATCAGGCGGCAAACATTCCGGTCCTGCCGGTTGTTAAGGGGATCTCCGTTGCCAAAAACCACATCACGCTCTACATCATCGCTTTTGCTGTTGCAACGCTGATGCTGACGCTCGGTGGCTACGCGGGATATAAATACCTGATTGTCGCTGCGGCGGTAAGCGTCTGGTGGCTTGGAATGGCACTGCGTGGGTACAAAGTGGCGGATGACAGAGTCTGGGCGCGCAAGCTGTTCGTCTTCTCTATTGTCGCCATCACCTCGCTGTCGGTGATGATGTCAGTCGACTTCATGGTGCCGGATTCGCATTCGGTTCTGGCTTACGTCTGGTAA
- the ampG gene encoding muropeptide MFS transporter AmpG, whose protein sequence is MSNQYLRIFQQPKSAILLILGFASGLPLALTSGTLQAWMTVENIDLKTIGFFSLVGQAYVFKFLWSPMMDRYTPPFLGRRRGWLLTTQILLLFSIAAMGFLEPTSQLRWMAALAVVIAFCSASQDIVFDAWKTDVLSPEERGTGAAISVLGYRLAMLVSGGLALWLADQWLGWQAMYWLMAALMIPCIIATLFAPEPSDVIPAPKTLEQAVAEPLRDFFGRNNAWLILLLIVLYKLGDAFAMSLTTTFLIRGVGFDAGEVGVVNKTLGLFATILGALYGGVLMQRLSLFRALLIFGILQGASNAGYWLLSITDKSMLTMGTAVFFENLCGGMGTAAFVALLMTLCNKSFSATQFALLSALSAVGRVYVGPIAGWFVEAHGWPTFYLFSVFAAIPGILLLMLCRQTLEYTWRSESFMPRTEFKSIYSLALRILAIGCLIIGVWLLLLIMNALDLTAFSFLTGLLEVGVLIAICGIVLGGILDALALRKTHLV, encoded by the coding sequence ATGTCCAACCAATACTTACGCATTTTCCAGCAGCCTAAATCAGCGATCCTGCTGATACTCGGTTTCGCCTCTGGTTTACCCCTGGCGCTCACGTCCGGCACGCTTCAGGCGTGGATGACCGTCGAGAACATCGATCTCAAAACTATCGGTTTCTTCTCTCTCGTCGGCCAGGCCTACGTCTTTAAATTCCTGTGGTCGCCGATGATGGACCGCTACACGCCGCCGTTTTTGGGGCGCCGTCGTGGCTGGCTGCTGACCACGCAGATCCTGTTACTGTTTTCGATTGCGGCGATGGGCTTCCTTGAACCCACGTCGCAACTGCGCTGGATGGCGGCTCTTGCGGTGGTGATCGCCTTCTGTTCGGCGTCGCAGGACATCGTTTTCGACGCATGGAAAACTGACGTTCTGTCGCCAGAAGAGCGCGGCACCGGGGCAGCAATCAGCGTGCTGGGCTATCGCCTGGCGATGCTGGTGTCCGGCGGGCTGGCACTGTGGCTGGCAGATCAGTGGCTCGGCTGGCAAGCCATGTACTGGCTGATGGCGGCACTGATGATCCCGTGCATCATCGCCACGCTGTTTGCACCTGAACCGAGCGATGTCATTCCTGCGCCGAAAACTCTGGAACAGGCTGTTGCCGAACCGCTGCGTGATTTTTTTGGCCGTAACAATGCCTGGCTGATCCTGCTGCTGATTGTCCTTTATAAGCTGGGCGACGCATTCGCGATGAGTCTGACCACCACCTTCCTGATTAGAGGTGTCGGTTTTGATGCGGGCGAAGTTGGCGTGGTGAATAAAACCCTCGGGCTGTTTGCCACCATTCTCGGCGCACTGTACGGCGGCGTGCTGATGCAGCGTTTATCCCTGTTCCGCGCATTGCTCATTTTCGGCATTTTGCAGGGCGCATCCAATGCCGGTTACTGGCTGTTGTCGATTACAGACAAAAGCATGTTAACCATGGGCACGGCGGTGTTCTTTGAAAACCTGTGCGGCGGGATGGGAACAGCGGCATTCGTCGCATTGTTAATGACGCTGTGCAACAAGTCCTTCTCGGCGACGCAGTTTGCGCTGCTCTCTGCCCTTTCGGCGGTGGGTCGCGTCTATGTCGGCCCGATTGCAGGCTGGTTTGTCGAAGCGCACGGTTGGCCCACGTTTTATCTGTTCTCGGTATTTGCCGCCATTCCAGGTATTTTGCTGCTGATGCTGTGTCGGCAAACGCTGGAATACACCTGGCGGAGCGAAAGCTTTATGCCGCGAACAGAATTCAAGAGCATCTATTCCCTCGCCCTGCGGATCCTCGCCATTGGCTGCCTGATTATCGGTGTCTGGCTGCTGCTGCTTATCATGAACGCGCTTGACCTCACGGCCTTCTCGTTCCTGACGGGCCTGCTGGAAGTGGGGGTTTTGATTGCCATTTGCGGCATCGTGCTGGGCGGGATCCTCGACGCGCTGGCATTACGCAAAACGCACCTCGTCTGA
- the cyoA gene encoding cytochrome o ubiquinol oxidase subunit II, with translation MRLRKYNKSLGWLSLIASTVLLSGCDSALLDPKGQIGLEQRSLILTAFGLMLIVVIPAVLMAVGFAWKYRASNKDAKYSPNWSHSNKVEAVVWTVPILIILFLSVLTWKTTHALEPSKPLAHAEKPITIEVISMDWKWFFIYPEQGIATVNEIAFPANVPVQFKVTSNSVMNSFFIPRLGSQIYAMAGMQTNLHLIANEAGTYDGISASYSGKGFSGMKFKATATPDRATFDQWVAKVKQSQSTMTDMDAYEKLAAPSEYNKVEYFSSVKPDLFKDVINKYMGHGHMDMSQPAGEHASHEGMEGMDMSHAETAH, from the coding sequence ATGAGACTCAGGAAATACAATAAAAGCTTGGGATGGTTGTCATTAATCGCCAGCACTGTTTTACTCAGTGGTTGTGATTCTGCGCTACTTGACCCCAAAGGACAGATTGGACTGGAACAACGTTCGCTGATACTGACGGCATTCGGCCTGATGTTAATCGTCGTCATTCCCGCCGTCTTGATGGCCGTTGGTTTCGCCTGGAAATACCGTGCGAGCAACAAAGATGCGAAGTATAGCCCTAACTGGTCACACTCCAATAAAGTGGAAGCTGTGGTCTGGACGGTGCCTATCCTTATCATCCTGTTCCTCTCCGTGTTGACCTGGAAAACCACTCACGCGCTTGAGCCTAGCAAACCGCTGGCCCATGCCGAGAAGCCAATCACTATCGAAGTGATTTCCATGGACTGGAAATGGTTCTTCATTTACCCGGAGCAGGGCATTGCGACCGTTAACGAAATCGCTTTCCCGGCGAACGTTCCGGTTCAGTTCAAAGTCACCTCCAATTCCGTGATGAACTCGTTCTTTATCCCGCGTCTGGGTAGCCAGATTTACGCGATGGCCGGTATGCAGACTAACCTGCATCTGATTGCCAACGAAGCGGGCACCTACGACGGTATCTCCGCCAGCTACAGTGGCAAAGGCTTCTCTGGTATGAAGTTCAAAGCTACTGCAACACCTGATCGCGCTACGTTCGACCAGTGGGTCGCGAAGGTGAAACAGTCTCAGAGCACCATGACCGATATGGACGCTTATGAAAAACTGGCAGCGCCGAGCGAGTACAACAAGGTGGAATACTTCTCCAGCGTGAAACCTGATTTGTTTAAAGACGTTATTAACAAATACATGGGTCACGGTCACATGGACATGAGCCAACCTGCCGGTGAGCACGCCTCACACGAAGGGATGGAAGGCATGGACATGAGCCACGCGGAAACCGCTCATTAA
- the bolA gene encoding transcriptional regulator BolA, translating into MMIREQIEDKLRAAFEPLFLEVVDESYRHNVPAGSESHFKVVLVSDRFAGERFLNRHRMIYGTLTAELSTTVHALALHTYTVKEWEGLQDTVFASPPCRGAGSIA; encoded by the coding sequence ATGATGATACGTGAACAGATAGAAGATAAATTGAGGGCAGCGTTTGAACCCTTATTCCTCGAAGTGGTGGACGAAAGTTATCGCCACAATGTCCCGGCCGGCTCCGAAAGTCACTTTAAAGTGGTGCTGGTCAGCGATCGCTTTGCCGGAGAACGTTTTCTTAACCGTCACCGCATGATTTATGGCACTTTGACTGCTGAATTGTCCACAACCGTGCATGCGCTGGCGTTGCATACCTACACCGTGAAAGAGTGGGAAGGGCTGCAAGATACCGTCTTTGCATCCCCACCTTGTCGCGGCGCGGGCAGTATCGCGTAA